From the Chloroflexus aurantiacus J-10-fl genome, one window contains:
- a CDS encoding MATE family efflux transporter: MLSIENEEITTHPAPSHAQLEKRVLRLAWPVIGENLLQTMLGVVDTILVASLGAVALAGVGAALQVIYVTTGALSALSVGVAVLVAQAYGGGRLKEASFLARQGLLWSILIGLPVTAIGLPLTPTLIGLFGLAPDVSQVGIDYLAVTMSTITTLTMMFLIGGVLRGVGDTRTPMIITAFANVINVIASAALIFGWLGLPVLGAVGSAWGSVIARFAGAILLVGVLWRGRNGVRAGGRGGWWPRMRVLRNILRIGMPAALEEVLIIGAIATLTPVVATLGTVPLAAHRVAINVLSLSFLPGIGFGLAATALVGQAIGAQRPAEARRIATIAMRWALIWMGGLGVLFMIFAEGLVRLFNSDPQLVAEGAAAVRVVALTQPAWAITFALGGALRGLGDTLSPLVISGSAIWICVGLALVIVLWWLPALWGIWLAFLIVGPFEALVFWRKWQQRITSWRPGSA; the protein is encoded by the coding sequence ATGCTTTCAATCGAAAACGAAGAGATCACAACCCATCCTGCCCCGTCGCACGCCCAACTGGAGAAGCGCGTCTTGCGGCTGGCCTGGCCGGTCATTGGCGAAAATCTGCTCCAGACTATGCTCGGCGTCGTTGATACGATCCTGGTCGCCTCGCTAGGAGCCGTCGCTTTGGCCGGGGTCGGCGCGGCATTGCAGGTCATCTATGTCACGACAGGCGCACTGAGCGCGTTATCGGTTGGCGTGGCGGTGCTGGTCGCGCAGGCATACGGTGGTGGACGGCTGAAAGAGGCCAGCTTCCTGGCGCGCCAGGGATTGCTCTGGAGTATACTTATCGGGCTGCCGGTGACCGCCATTGGATTGCCGCTTACGCCCACGCTGATCGGCCTCTTCGGCCTGGCCCCCGATGTCAGCCAGGTTGGGATTGACTATCTGGCAGTGACCATGAGCACCATCACCACACTGACCATGATGTTCCTCATCGGCGGCGTCTTACGCGGAGTCGGTGACACACGTACTCCCATGATCATCACGGCTTTTGCCAACGTGATCAATGTTATTGCCAGTGCAGCATTGATCTTCGGCTGGCTGGGCTTACCGGTGTTGGGGGCGGTTGGTAGTGCCTGGGGATCGGTTATTGCCCGCTTTGCCGGTGCCATCCTCCTGGTCGGTGTGCTATGGCGGGGGCGCAATGGTGTGCGGGCCGGTGGCCGTGGTGGGTGGTGGCCACGCATGCGCGTGTTGCGCAATATATTGCGCATCGGAATGCCGGCAGCACTGGAAGAGGTGCTGATCATCGGCGCGATTGCCACATTGACGCCGGTGGTAGCCACGCTGGGCACAGTGCCACTCGCCGCTCATCGCGTGGCGATCAACGTGCTCTCGCTCTCCTTCCTGCCCGGCATCGGTTTTGGCCTGGCCGCAACGGCGCTGGTTGGGCAGGCGATTGGTGCCCAACGTCCGGCAGAAGCCCGCCGCATTGCCACCATCGCAATGCGCTGGGCCTTGATCTGGATGGGTGGCCTGGGTGTCTTATTCATGATCTTCGCCGAGGGGCTGGTACGGCTGTTCAACAGCGACCCACAGTTGGTTGCCGAGGGAGCTGCTGCGGTGCGCGTGGTTGCCCTGACGCAGCCGGCGTGGGCGATTACCTTTGCCCTTGGCGGTGCCCTGCGCGGTCTGGGCGACACCCTCTCACCGCTGGTGATCAGCGGTTCAGCGATCTGGATTTGTGTCGGGCTGGCGCTGGTGATTGTGTTATGGTGGCTGCCGGCGCTGTGGGGCATCTGGCTGGCCTTCCTGATCGTCGGGCCATTTGAGGCGCTGGTCTTCTGGCGGAAATGGCAGCAGCGGATCACATCCTGGCGGCCAGGGTCGGCCTGA
- the murA gene encoding UDP-N-acetylglucosamine 1-carboxyvinyltransferase, whose translation MDHFVIEGGHRLSGSIRPAGNKNAALPLLAASLLTSEPVTLRNIPDIGDVRTKLALLAHLGVYVDRPEANVVHLRADQLVAGEPDTTLARRIRTSPLLAGPLLARRGYVTLPRPGGDAIGRRRLDTHLLALQALGVHVEVTPTSYILTTNGLRGADIFLDEMSVTGTEQAIIAACVAEGHTTIANAASEPHVQDLCHFLNRMGARISGIGTNLLEIEGVTSLHGADYTIGPDFMEVGSLIGLAAVTRSELRIVGARPREHRMTKIMFGRLGVTWHEEGEDIVVPADQELVVRHDLHGAIPKIDSAPWPGFNPDLISTAIVVATQARGTVLIHEKMFESRLFFVDRLIGMGARIVLCDPHRAVVVGPSQLYGEPDGLPSPDIRAGMALVTAALCAKGRSVIYNIGQIDRGYERIEERLAALGARIERVRAS comes from the coding sequence ATGGATCATTTTGTGATTGAAGGTGGTCATCGGCTATCAGGGTCAATTCGACCGGCCGGCAACAAGAATGCTGCGCTACCATTGCTTGCGGCCAGTCTGTTGACCAGTGAGCCTGTAACGTTGCGGAATATTCCTGATATTGGAGATGTCCGTACCAAGCTGGCACTCCTGGCACATCTCGGTGTGTATGTTGATCGGCCAGAGGCAAATGTTGTCCATCTGCGCGCCGATCAACTGGTAGCGGGTGAACCTGACACCACCCTGGCCAGGCGCATCCGTACCTCGCCGCTGCTCGCCGGCCCCCTACTGGCCCGGCGGGGATATGTCACGCTGCCACGTCCTGGCGGCGATGCCATTGGCAGACGCCGGCTCGACACGCATCTGTTAGCACTTCAGGCGTTGGGGGTTCACGTAGAAGTTACTCCCACCAGCTATATTCTGACGACGAATGGCCTGCGTGGGGCCGACATTTTTCTGGATGAGATGAGTGTCACCGGTACCGAACAGGCAATTATTGCGGCCTGTGTTGCCGAAGGGCATACCACCATTGCGAATGCCGCCTCTGAACCACACGTCCAGGACCTGTGCCACTTTTTGAATCGTATGGGCGCACGGATCAGCGGCATCGGCACCAATCTGCTTGAGATTGAGGGAGTAACCAGCCTGCACGGTGCCGATTACACGATTGGCCCTGATTTCATGGAGGTGGGTTCGCTGATTGGCCTGGCTGCCGTGACCCGTAGTGAATTGCGGATTGTTGGTGCCCGTCCACGCGAGCATCGCATGACCAAAATTATGTTTGGCCGGTTAGGAGTTACCTGGCACGAGGAAGGTGAGGATATTGTTGTCCCAGCCGATCAAGAGCTGGTGGTGCGTCACGATCTGCACGGTGCAATCCCGAAGATCGACTCGGCGCCGTGGCCCGGCTTCAACCCGGATTTGATCAGTACGGCGATTGTTGTGGCAACGCAGGCGCGTGGTACTGTGCTCATTCACGAAAAGATGTTTGAAAGTCGACTCTTCTTTGTTGACCGGTTAATTGGCATGGGAGCGCGCATTGTGCTCTGTGATCCGCATCGGGCAGTGGTGGTCGGGCCATCGCAACTGTACGGCGAACCTGATGGCTTGCCCAGCCCTGATATTCGGGCAGGTATGGCATTGGTGACAGCGGCCTTGTGTGCCAAAGGGCGTAGCGTCATCTACAACATTGGGCAGATTGATCGTGGCTACGAGCGGATTGAAGAGCGGTTAGCAGCGCTGGGCGCACGGATCGAGCGGGTGCGGGCTTCGTAG
- a CDS encoding SOS response-associated peptidase: MCGRYTLAVSPSRLAARFSVTPPLDLQARYNIAPTQSVIAVRETTEGRQLATLRWGLIPSWAKDATIGSRMINARSETVLEKPSFRAAFRQRRCLIPASGFYEWQTLPTGKQPFYFTLRDDDLIAFAGLWEQWRSPDGTVVESCTILTTAANEIVAPIHERMPVIIPSDLDALWLDPAADIGQLYDLCRTPPPVTLHCYPVSPAVNQVRNDSEALIQPYSSLTSG, from the coding sequence ATGTGCGGACGGTATACCCTGGCTGTCAGTCCGTCCAGACTGGCGGCCCGTTTTTCCGTGACTCCACCACTCGATCTCCAGGCACGCTATAACATTGCGCCAACGCAGTCGGTCATTGCTGTACGTGAGACGACAGAGGGGCGCCAGTTAGCTACGCTACGGTGGGGCTTGATCCCGTCCTGGGCGAAGGATGCTACTATCGGTAGCAGAATGATCAATGCGCGCAGTGAGACGGTGCTGGAGAAACCTTCATTTCGTGCAGCTTTTCGGCAGCGCCGCTGTCTAATCCCGGCTTCCGGGTTCTATGAATGGCAGACGTTACCAACCGGGAAGCAGCCGTTTTATTTCACGTTACGCGATGACGATCTGATAGCGTTTGCCGGTCTGTGGGAGCAGTGGCGTTCGCCTGATGGCACGGTGGTAGAAAGTTGTACCATCCTGACAACGGCTGCGAATGAGATCGTTGCGCCCATTCACGAGCGGATGCCGGTGATTATCCCTTCTGATCTCGATGCACTCTGGCTCGATCCGGCAGCAGATATCGGTCAGCTTTACGATCTCTGTCGCACACCACCGCCGGTCACCCTTCACTGCTATCCGGTCAGTCCGGCAGTGAATCAGGTACGTAATGATAGCGAGGCGTTAATTCAACCGTACAGTAGCCTCACTTCGGGATAA
- a CDS encoding amidohydrolase family protein, whose amino-acid sequence MEHVDTLLTGGTVVTMDSAWRIFADGAVAIRDGVIVEVGPAAELNQRYTATETIDCRDCAIIPGLINGHAHVPMSLLRGLVADQQLDVWLFGYMFPVESQFVDAEFSFTGTLLSCAEMIRGGTTTFVDMYYFEEEVARAADQAGMRAICGQTVMRLPTPDADSFDAGIERARRFMAEWRGHPRIIATVAPHAPYTCTDEIYRQAAALCAEFGAPLITHLSETAREVEESIRDREVTPIRYAKRVGAFDVPCIAAHCVHATEDDLRLLREAQAGAVPCPTSNLKLASGVAPFRRMIETGVRVGLGTDGPASNDDQDMFTEIQLAALLPKGLSGDPTAVPAREAFALATCWGARAIHLDHLIGSLEAGKRADIAVVELHRLHSAPRYTYAPDAIYSHLVYSSRAADVRDVLVDGNILLRDRQLQTIDETAIIARAQAIATRINEFLATRERNLLAKILALGGVQQAEIFEIQVKARLHPADVERVLAVLNHPAITVTKTSERTQYDTYFIFANGERIRIREDHRTDPGARPQPKYTLTLMAEARRFDHPKAMMLSRARYTAPADHTVRFYREYFQPDRIEELEKQRRRWRILYRDHDFAINLDTLIGQADRGPFLEIKSRTWSRRDAERRAELISELLELIGISDDALVLQEYVELVA is encoded by the coding sequence ATGGAGCATGTTGACACCCTACTCACCGGCGGCACGGTCGTTACGATGGACTCAGCGTGGCGTATCTTTGCCGATGGTGCCGTCGCTATTCGTGATGGGGTTATTGTAGAGGTGGGGCCAGCCGCTGAACTAAACCAGCGGTATACGGCTACGGAGACGATTGATTGCCGCGATTGCGCGATCATTCCGGGGCTGATCAACGGCCACGCCCATGTGCCGATGAGCCTCTTGCGCGGCCTGGTTGCCGACCAGCAGCTCGATGTCTGGCTCTTCGGCTATATGTTTCCGGTCGAGAGTCAGTTTGTTGACGCCGAGTTTAGCTTCACCGGTACCCTTTTGAGCTGCGCCGAGATGATTCGTGGCGGGACGACGACCTTTGTCGATATGTACTATTTTGAAGAAGAGGTCGCCCGTGCTGCCGATCAGGCCGGGATGCGGGCGATTTGTGGGCAGACGGTGATGCGTTTGCCCACCCCTGATGCCGATTCGTTCGATGCCGGGATCGAGCGGGCGCGGCGTTTTATGGCCGAGTGGCGCGGTCATCCCCGTATTATTGCGACGGTTGCCCCCCACGCGCCGTACACCTGCACCGATGAGATTTACCGCCAGGCGGCAGCGTTGTGTGCTGAGTTTGGTGCACCACTGATCACGCATCTTTCTGAAACGGCCCGCGAAGTTGAAGAGAGTATCCGTGATCGTGAAGTGACCCCAATTCGATATGCCAAACGGGTGGGCGCGTTCGATGTACCCTGCATTGCAGCCCACTGTGTTCACGCCACCGAAGATGATCTGCGCCTGTTGCGCGAAGCTCAGGCCGGGGCTGTGCCTTGCCCGACCAGTAACCTCAAACTGGCGAGTGGCGTGGCACCTTTCCGCCGAATGATCGAAACCGGGGTGCGGGTTGGTCTCGGTACCGATGGCCCGGCGAGCAATGACGACCAGGATATGTTTACCGAGATTCAACTGGCGGCACTCCTCCCGAAAGGCTTGAGCGGCGATCCAACGGCGGTTCCGGCACGTGAAGCCTTCGCGCTGGCCACCTGCTGGGGCGCTCGTGCGATTCACCTTGACCATCTGATCGGCTCGCTGGAAGCAGGGAAACGCGCCGATATTGCCGTTGTTGAGCTGCACCGATTGCACAGCGCACCCCGCTACACCTACGCTCCCGATGCCATTTACTCCCACCTCGTCTACAGTAGTCGGGCTGCCGATGTGCGCGATGTGCTGGTGGATGGCAACATCCTGCTCCGTGATCGTCAGTTACAGACCATTGACGAGACGGCAATTATTGCTCGCGCACAGGCAATTGCGACGCGCATCAACGAATTTCTTGCCACTCGCGAACGGAATCTGTTGGCCAAGATTCTGGCCCTCGGTGGTGTGCAGCAGGCGGAAATCTTCGAGATACAGGTGAAAGCCCGCCTGCATCCGGCAGATGTCGAGCGAGTACTGGCAGTACTCAACCATCCGGCAATCACCGTCACGAAAACCAGTGAACGCACCCAGTACGACACCTATTTCATCTTCGCCAACGGTGAGCGCATTCGGATACGAGAGGATCACCGTACCGATCCCGGTGCCCGCCCCCAGCCCAAGTATACGCTCACCCTGATGGCCGAGGCGCGTCGTTTTGATCACCCCAAGGCGATGATGTTGTCACGAGCGCGGTATACCGCGCCCGCCGATCATACCGTGCGCTTCTACCGCGAATACTTTCAGCCCGACCGGATCGAGGAGCTTGAGAAGCAGCGTCGGCGCTGGCGCATTCTCTACCGCGATCATGATTTCGCGATCAACCTCGATACGCTCATCGGTCAGGCAGATCGCGGCCCATTCCTCGAAATCAAGAGCCGCACCTGGAGCCGCCGTGATGCCGAGCGGCGAGCCGAACTGATCAGTGAATTGCTGGAACTGATCGGTATTAGCGATGACGCTCTGGTGTTGCAGGAATACGTGGAGCTGGTGGCATGA